The following coding sequences lie in one Flagellimonas eckloniae genomic window:
- a CDS encoding FAD-dependent oxidoreductase — MVQTSKNIAIIGSGLVGSLLAIYLKRKGHDITVFDRRPDIRTIEFSGRSINLAMSNRGWRSLRKVGLEESIKEIAIPLDKRAMHVNDKPVYFQKYGKEGEAIWSISRGVLNRKMIDLAEEAGAIFRFNEKVWDIDLPNAKIFTGESEKSEWKEYQYDLIFGCDGAFSRVRHKMQRRSRFDYSQSFIDVGYKELTISPNEDGTHKLDKNSFHIWPRGKFMLIAMPNIDGSFTCTLFLPFEGDVSFENITTKEEAKTFFEDYFPNVRKEIENLTEDFFKNPTSAMVTMKCYPWAYWNKVALVGDSAHAIVPFYGQGMNAGFEDIYELDELMDMYKDDWEVIFDKYQKERKPNADAIAELSYRNFVEMSSKTADPKFLLQKKIEKRFAKKYPDKWIPVYSRVTFSERPYAEALAIGDMQEKIMQEVMSMPEIEANWDSQTVENKILTLLEGH, encoded by the coding sequence ATGGTACAGACTTCAAAAAATATAGCCATCATCGGTTCGGGATTGGTGGGTTCACTTCTAGCTATTTATTTAAAAAGAAAAGGACACGATATCACAGTTTTTGATAGAAGACCGGATATTAGAACCATAGAGTTTTCTGGAAGGTCCATCAATTTGGCGATGAGCAATAGGGGATGGAGGTCACTACGTAAAGTTGGTTTGGAGGAAAGTATTAAGGAAATTGCGATTCCTTTGGACAAACGTGCCATGCATGTAAACGATAAACCGGTTTATTTCCAAAAGTATGGTAAGGAGGGGGAAGCTATCTGGTCTATTTCTAGAGGAGTCTTGAATCGTAAGATGATTGATTTGGCCGAAGAAGCTGGGGCCATTTTCCGGTTTAATGAAAAGGTATGGGATATAGATTTGCCCAATGCCAAGATATTTACGGGAGAATCCGAAAAAAGTGAATGGAAAGAGTATCAATACGATTTAATTTTTGGTTGTGATGGAGCCTTCTCAAGAGTACGACATAAAATGCAAAGACGCAGTAGGTTTGATTACTCGCAAAGTTTTATAGATGTTGGTTACAAAGAGCTTACCATTTCACCCAATGAAGATGGAACCCATAAATTGGATAAGAATTCCTTTCATATATGGCCAAGGGGAAAGTTTATGCTAATTGCCATGCCAAATATTGATGGAAGTTTTACCTGTACTTTGTTTTTACCATTTGAAGGAGATGTTTCGTTTGAAAATATTACTACCAAAGAAGAAGCAAAAACTTTTTTTGAAGACTATTTCCCAAACGTTAGAAAGGAAATCGAAAATCTGACCGAAGATTTTTTCAAAAACCCAACCAGTGCCATGGTTACCATGAAATGTTATCCATGGGCCTATTGGAATAAAGTGGCTTTGGTGGGAGATTCTGCACATGCCATCGTGCCCTTTTATGGGCAGGGAATGAATGCTGGTTTTGAAGATATTTACGAATTAGATGAGCTGATGGATATGTACAAGGATGATTGGGAAGTTATTTTTGATAAATATCAAAAAGAACGCAAACCCAATGCTGATGCAATAGCGGAACTCAGTTATCGCAACTTTGTTGAAATGAGCAGTAAAACAGCGGACCCTAAATTTTTGCTGCAGAAGAAAATTGAGAAAAGGTTTGCTAAAAAGTATCCAGATAAATGGATACCCGTATATAGTAGAGTCACATTTTCAGAAAGACCTTATGCCGAAGCATTGGCAATAGGAGATATGCAAGAGAAGATTATGCAAGAAGTGATGTCCATGCCAGAAATTGAAGCCAACTGGGATTCCCAGACTGTGGAAAACAAGATATTGACCTTGTTGGAGGGGCACTAA
- a CDS encoding ClpP family protease translates to MSSKKGKVQELVQEKLLEERKVFLWGMVDDDSAKHVIDRLLYLDLLNNKEIQLIINSPGGYVTSGFAIYDTIKQIKSPVSTVCSGLAASMGSILLSVGEKGRRFIQPHARVMIHQPSGGAQGQASNIEIQAKEIIKTKELGAKILADNCGQDYDKVMKDFDRDYWMGAEESVAYGIVDGILE, encoded by the coding sequence ATGAGTTCAAAAAAAGGGAAAGTTCAGGAGTTGGTTCAGGAAAAACTGCTTGAGGAACGTAAAGTGTTTTTATGGGGTATGGTGGATGATGATTCTGCCAAACATGTTATCGACCGCTTGCTATATTTAGATTTACTAAATAACAAGGAAATTCAATTGATAATAAATAGTCCTGGAGGGTATGTAACTTCTGGTTTCGCTATTTATGATACTATAAAACAAATCAAGAGTCCGGTGTCAACTGTTTGTTCTGGTCTAGCAGCTTCAATGGGCTCTATTTTACTATCCGTAGGTGAAAAAGGAAGAAGATTTATTCAACCGCATGCCCGTGTAATGATACATCAGCCAAGTGGTGGTGCTCAAGGACAGGCATCCAACATAGAGATTCAGGCAAAGGAAATAATCAAGACGAAAGAGCTTGGTGCCAAAATACTTGCTGATAATTGCGGACAAGACTATGATAAGGTCATGAAGGATTTTGACCGTGACTATTGGATGGGAGCCGAGGAATCCGTAGCATATGGAATTGTGGATGGAATTTTAGAATAG